One Longimicrobium terrae genomic window, GTCCTGAAACTGAATGCCCACGCGCGTGCCGTCGGTGGCGTAGCGCAGCGCGCCCTCCCAGGGCATCACGTCGTGGATTTCGCGCCCGGCCGCATCGGTGCGGGGGAGGTAGAAGCGGTCGGGAAGGCGGATTTCGCGGGTTGCAGACATCTGGACGGCGGGGTGAGTCGGGTTGGTGCGTGAGGGCCGGTCCCCATACGAAAACGGGGCGCCCGCGGGCGCCCCGGACCGTCAGGCGAGGGAAGAAGACGTTTCGGGGCGCGTGGGGGACGCGGGGTCCCGGGGCGCCGCGTTGAACGATTCCGGCTGAATGCGCTCCAGCTGCGCGCGCACCTCCACAAAGCGCTGCGCCTGCGCCACCAGCCCGCGCCGCTCCAGAAACGCGTTCAGGTGCTGCATGACCGAGCAGAGCGAATCCATGCGTTCCTCCACCCGCCGCAGCCGCCGGATCTCGCGCACAAGCCGAAGCCCCGCATCGGGATGCATGGCGGCGATGTAGCGCTGGTCCGCCTCGGAGATGTCGACCTCGCGCTCCACCACGTACCGGAACTCGCTGTCGGATTCGGGGGCGTGCACCACCACGCGCGCGCTTTCGCCCGTCACGTAGTCCAGCACCACCTGCGGCTCCCAGGGGCCGGGGGTGGCGTCGCAGGCCAGCGCCTCGATCTCGTACAGTTCCTGGTCGGACGGCGGAATGTGCTTGGCCATGGGCGGGAGTGCGTGGCCGGGGCGCTGGGCGCGGCGGCCGGTGGGACTGAGGAGCGGTGCGGGAGCGGACGCGTGGGCGGCCGGACCGCCAAGCTTGCGGAAAGCGGGCGGGGTACGCAAGGGTTTCGGGCGCGCTTCGGGCGATGGTGGTGCGTGCGGTGGCGGATTCCGGGTAGATGAGGATGGATGCGCGCGGCGTGGTACGACGGATGCGGAACCGCCCCGATCCGAGGACTGAAATCATCCAAACGATTCTGCCCGAAAGGTGCCGATGTTCAGGCTGCGCTCCCTGTCCGCCCTGGTTCTGACCGCCGGTTTCGCGCTGGCCGCCTGCGATGGTTCCGGCGGGCACCAGGTGCCCGATGAAGAGAACCAGGCCACCAGCCGCCCCGATTCCATGTCGGCGGGCACCAACATTCCGCCGGTGCTGCCGCCGGCGGGCACGGTGAACCCCAACGCCCCGTCCGGCCCCGGCACCGATCCCAATGCCGACAGCACCGTGCAGACGCAGGGGGCCACGGGCGGTCCGGTGCAGAGCGGCGCGACGGGCCCCGTGGGGAACGCGACCGGGCAGACGACGGCGGATTCGGCGAAGCAGTAGCCGACGCGGCGGCCTCACGCGGACTGGCACGACCGCCGACCCCCTCACCGGAACAGACCGGGAGCGCCGGAGCGTGGCGGAAGGCGTGAGGCGTTTCGGAAGGACCTGTCGCGCCCAGGCATTCTGGAGCGAATAAATCCGCCGCTCCAACAGCGGGAAGCCCCGACACGACGCCCACAGGCGCCGTTCGGGGCTTCAACTGCATACAGCGGGTTTTGGGACGAACGCCACGGTCTGGACCCCGTACCCGGTGCTCCCCCTCCCCCGCTTGCGGGGCGAGGGGGGAGCCCGCCGCCACGCCAAACCATCCGATCCGCACGATACTGGTGTGTGCTCCCTCTCCCACATCGGTTCGTGGGAGAGGGTCGTCGTGCGCAGCACGCGGGGTGAGGGCCCCCCGCGGTGGTTATTTCGGCGGGGTGACGCCGATGCCGGCCAGGGCGCGGCCGTAGAGCGCCGCCAGATCGCGCAGCAGGTTGGCGGGATCCCACGTGCCCCCGCGCTGAATGAGCGTGAGCGAGGCGAACAGCGCCGCGTCGTACACGCTGGAGCGGTCCACCGTGAACTCCACCTCCAGGTTGCGCGCCGTCTGGACCGCGCGGAACACCACGCCCGTGGGCCGGGCCTCGCCGAGCGCCGCCAGCGTGGGCGCGCGCAGCCCCGCCATCGCCGATTCCACCGTGCCGTCCAGCACCAGGTGATGCGCGGAAAAGGTGAGTTGGTGCTTCTCGAAGGCGGCAGACGGGGCGGCGGTCTTCAGCCAGTTGCGGCCCAGCGCCAGCGGCTTGACGATGGTGGCCGGATCGCGCAGGTCGGGGTCCAGCGTGGTCCACTGCACCCCGTCAAAGGTGAAGCGGTACACGCCGCCGGGCCCCAGTTCCGCCACGATGGCCGACGCCAGCGAACCGGACGGATCGTCGTCCACGTGCACGTCGGCGAGCGCCAGGCCCAGCGGAGCGAGCGCGGTGAACAGCCCCGCCGCCAGCGCGTCCCGCTGCGGAAGCAGCGCAGCCGCGGGGGTGGTGAGGGTGCCTTGGTACTCCAGGGTGCTTTCGGCGATTTCGGTCTGCGGCATCGGGATCGGCGCGGGGGTGATGGATCGAGCGCGCATCCTACCCGTTGCGCGCGCCGATCACAAGCGGGAGCGCCGGCATCCGGGGTGCGGGATGCCGTCGAGGAACGGGATGATGATGATGCGAGGACAGCGGAGGCTCGTGCGGCCGCCGGCGGGGGCCCTCACCCCGCGTGCTGCGCACGACGACCCTCTCCCACGAACAAATGTGGGAGAGGGAGCACACACCAGTGTCGTGCGGAGTGGATGGTGCGGCGCGGGGGGAGAGAGGCCCTATCTCCGACCTTTCCCCATAAACCAGGGGAAGGAGACCGCAGCGCCGGGGCTGGTTCGGCCCGGGGCGGCGATACCCGCCCGGCGGTTGAAACCGCGCCTCGAATAACACGATGTCCGCCTCCGCGGACCGGGTTCGATCAACGATGTCTATGCCGCAATGCAGTTGAAGCCCCGAACGTGGACGCGACAGCGGCCATGTGTCGGGGCTTACCGCTGTTTGAGCGGCGGATTCATCCGCTCTCGCACGGGTGGGGGCCGCCGTGGAGCCTGTCGCGATCGCATCACGGGTGGCGGAATGCGTGTTTTCTCATCCTCTCCGTCCAGTATCTCCCGAACGGATGGCGAAGATGTTGCAAGCGCAAGGATGTGGACGAAATACACGCGTTGCAGGAACCTTCGCCCGAAGTGCTCATGACCGCATCCGTCCTCACCCGCCCCTCGCGCACGCTCCCGGCCGGCGCGCGGCTGATCGCGCTGGCGCCCGGTGCGGCGTACGCGGTGCGCGTGCTGGCCTCCGCCGCGGCGGGGGCCGCGCTGGGCACGCTGGCGTCCGACGGCGTTGATCCATCGCAGCGCATCGTGAGCGGCGCGGCGGCGCTGGCGGACGGCATCGTGGCGCACGCACTGGATGCGCCCGGCGCGCCGTCCGGCGACGCGCTGCGCACATCGGCACAGGAAGTGGCGCGGCTGCTGGATTCCATGCGCATCCGCCTTCCGCACAGCGCGGCGGAAATGATGCCCTCCACCGACGATCCCCCGCTGGCGCTGGCCCAGGAGTGGCTGCAGGAAGCCGCGCTGGAGCGGCACGCGCACGCGCTCATGCTCCTCATCCACCCCCGCTACGCCATCGTGCTGGGCGTGCGCGCGCTGCACCCGGCTGAGGCGCTGGGGCGCGCGGCAGAGCGCGTTCTGGCCGCCGCCGAGGCGTGGGCCGCGCACGACGAGCTTCTGGAGATGGAAACGGAGGCGGCGTACTGGCTGGGCGAGCGCTGGAGCCAGGCCGCGGACGACGAAAGCGAGCGCGCGGCGCGGTCCATCACCCGGCGGATGGAATGGGCGTTCGCGGAGCGGCCCACGCTGGCGGCCGGGCAACCCATCCTGCGGCTGCTGCTGGATGCGCCCGAGTCCGCGCACTGGCCCGCGTCCCGGCGCGCCGCGGCGGAGGCGCTGGTGGCGTCCATCCCCGGCGCGTGGCGCGTCGTGCGGCGCACGGGGGACGAGACGGCGGACGTGGTTTCGCTGCTCGATGGGCGGGAACTGGTCATCCGCGATCCGTACGGCGAGGCGCTGCCCGGCCGCGTGCTGATGGGGCGCGCGCTTCCGTCCGCTGGCGGGGAATACGTGTTCGCGCTGTCGACGGAGCTGGTGGCGGAGTGCTCGCCCGGGGACCTGCGCGGGCTTACGGCGGACGTGCGGGCGTTCGCGGGGACGGCGCACCTGCCGACCGCGCTTGCGGTGGAGGCGACCATCGCGGATGGATTGTTCGGCGCGCGCATCCCGCGCCCGGTGCCGCCTGCGGAGGATGCGGACGACGCCCTGGCCCGCATCGACGAAGCGGGCGACCTGCTGCTGCGGCGCGGCGTGGCGCAGCGGCTGGACGCGTCCGCGTCTGACGCGTCTCCGGGAACGACGCTGGATCTGCTCGCGATCCCGGACGATCCCGCCGTGGGGGCATGGATGCGCGCGCTGGCGGACGCTGCCCACGCGGTGAGCCGGCATCGCTGAACCGCCGTTTCACACGGAGGTCACGGAGGATGCACGGAGGTCACGGAGGGGCGGATGATCATCATCTGCTCCTTCGATGCACTGCGTGGATGGCGGTGGATGGTGTATCTTGGGATCGATCCCCATTGTGAACCCCGATCGGAGTCCGTTCGTGAACGTCAGCCAGCTGGTTCTTCGCCATCGCATTCCCACGCTCCCGGACGACGCGGAGCAGATCGCGGCCCACCTGACGGAGGCGGGATATGAGGGTGTGCGCATCGTCCCGCTCGCCGAACTGCTGAAGCCGATCGTGGTGGCCCGGGTGGAAGAGGTGACGCAGCACCCCAACGCCGACCGCCTGCGCATCTGCGTGGTGAACGATGGCGGCGAGCAGCCGCTGCAGATCGTGACGGGCGCGCCCAATGTGCGGGCCGGCGCGTACTATCCCGTGGTGCGCACGGGGGTTACGCTGCCCAACGGGACGAAGATCAAGCGAGGCAAGCTGCGCGGCGAGGAGTCGCAGGGAATGCTGGGCTCGGCGGATGAGCTGGAGCTGGGCACCGACCACGCGGGGCTGATGGAACTGCAGGGCGAGCCCGCGCCCGGCACGCCGATCGTGGAGGTGATTCCCACGCCCGGTGTCGTATTCGTGATGGATGGCAAGGACACGCTGGACGACGTGATCCGCAAGCTGGGCGGCGAAGTCCCCGACCCGCCCGCCGCCGCGGAGTAACCCGCCCCATCCCGACGAGAAACGCCCGCCGCGATCCCATGGTCGCGGCGGGCGTTCTTCATCTATTCCCAGGCGTCAGCTGGCGCAGAGTACCCGTACGTCGCGCGCGAAGCGCCATGCGGCGGAGCGTGTCTTGTGCGTTCTCACGCGCCTGAGCGCCACCTCGAAAGTGACTCGCGCGTCGTGACGCCGGAGCGCACCGCAGGACGGTGTCTCGCTCGTCCCCGCCGCCGCGACTCCGTGGAGAGCGCATGCTGTGGCCGCAATAACGCCCAATGGCGTCATCCTGAGCGAGCGTGCGCGGAGCTTTCCCCGGGGCCGAGTCCTGCGCGAGCGAAGGATCTACCATCCGCCAAGCCAACGTCGCGCCACGCGAGCCCGTTCTCGCGCGGAACGTAAACTTTCGTCAGCGCGTGGATTCGGCGCCGTGGAAAGAGCCCTCGGTGCCTCCAGGATGGCACCCGGCGCCGCCATCCGCCGTACCTATTCCCTATTCCCTATTCCCTATTCCCTATTCCCTGCCGTTCGTCGCCCATCCCCCCGGTACCGCTCCACCCCGATCCCCAGCACGTACCGCGTATACCCGTTCTCCGGATCGCGGCCGCGGCGCAGGTCGCGGTCCACGGCGCCCTCGCCGCGGTTGTACGCCAGCAGCGCCAG contains:
- the ytpR gene encoding YtpR family tRNA-binding protein, which translates into the protein MNVSQLVLRHRIPTLPDDAEQIAAHLTEAGYEGVRIVPLAELLKPIVVARVEEVTQHPNADRLRICVVNDGGEQPLQIVTGAPNVRAGAYYPVVRTGVTLPNGTKIKRGKLRGEESQGMLGSADELELGTDHAGLMELQGEPAPGTPIVEVIPTPGVVFVMDGKDTLDDVIRKLGGEVPDPPAAAE